The Clupea harengus chromosome 22, Ch_v2.0.2, whole genome shotgun sequence genomic sequence TCCTAGTGTGTCTGTTCCATGCTCACGCTGGGTTAAATGcaaatttctttgtgtgtgatcACATACTTGGCCAAGAaatctgataataataatttggaGCATGTCTCAGTACCTTTCTAGTAGAAGTACTACAATACTCAGCAACATTATATTCATAATGATCTGTTTGATGGCCTACGGGGACATATTCAAAGTGGCTAAGAAGGACATGTGAGGGGGGGGCACTGGGTTGCCTTCTGTTGACTTATAGGGGAAATTGAGATAGAAAAGAGTTAGGCGAGGACAGTATGTCAGGAATATCGGGTTGAGTGTCAGGCAAGCCTTGGACACATGATAAGGTCAGACACTGCATCTGGTTTTACGACTTTTTTAATTGCTTGCAGGTATGATGAGGAGAGAATGAAGGCTCAGAGAGAAAGGTAATAAGATGGTTTTACCAATTACACATTTTTAGTTGATATCCTTTAGtagcaacgtttttttttttatttcttctgcaATTACATGCAAGCAGCATTCAGACATGTTCCAGCCTTGTCAGCCCTTGTATGCCCTTATGGCACCTGATCCTGTACCAGATGTGGCCATGACCTGGCACAGACATACTGGCCACATTCAGGCCAGATCAGTTACTgcacactggacactggacactgaTAATATTCTACGGTATTATATTCTACTGTACGGTTTTGTTGTGGGCATAATTGTTATTTCCAATCTTTTAAATCATTCACATGTTGTATCAAAGCCTATCATATAAGTAATgtccaaaacaaatacattaggagaggaaacagaaacattacatttaatgAAATGTTATACAGCAGTTATACAGTTATACATCAcaatgtacatttttttttttttctaagtcGCAGTCTAGAGCGGGAGCGTCAGCAGCCAGAGGCGTCCGCCTCTAAAGAGAGGTGAGCACATGTGGActgtgctccacacacacacacccaaacacacacacacaaccccagtTGAAAAcagagtgtgctgtgctgtttggttgtacacatacatacgctCTGTCGTGTTAGCTGAGAAGCCCATATGCATTGcacctgctgtgtttgtttatatttatatatttactcTTTTCAGTCCACTCTCGATGGCAGAGGAGGCAGCGCCCTGACATCTCGGGGAAGGTGAGCAGAGGGATCGGTGTGGGGCATGTGACGAGGTTGGCATCGCCATCCTGGTGGTGCGGTAACAGTAGATGCCCGATCGACAGTTTAACGGCCACCCCTGGAGCGGTTTGCCATATTAGGAATGTTCCTGCCTGAAATGAGCGAGGGCTGGGCAGCTCACCTCCCTCATGACACGGAATctattttatctttttttttagagctctctctctctctcacccctctctttctcagcccTGTTACATAAACTTACATCTGCTGGGCTATTTAGCACTGAGAggttgtacccccccccccccccccacacacacacacacacacacgcacacacacacacacaaaccccaccaTCAACACAACCTCCCGCTCCACTGCTGATCAATTCTATTTTTATGGGACCTGGTGATGCACTAGcaccctctctgtcacacacagacgcacacacacacaccagggatgGGGAGATTTATTTTAGAATGCCATACCATGCTGTCACGCACTGTTCTTGTAGGACGTGGGGTCATACATCACGGGGGTGTCACTTAGCCCTTGTGCTCATGGGACTTGCACAACGTGTACAATGTTCCCCTCCTGGGGGGGTCCATTCCCACTTTTCTTTGATCTCAAATCCATGCCAGAGAGGGCCAAAATGTCAGATATTTCTCAGGTGGTGTCCATGTGCGCTTTGGAATAATCTGTTAAATTATGAGGTTAAGTAGGGAGATGAGGTTAAAAATGTCAGTCCATTAACATCCAGTAGCAAGTATCTGCTTCTAAAAGTGTATATTTAAAACTTGATGTACATAAACATTAGTACTtagtatgtacatatgtatacagtatatagaatTTATAATATGATGATATAAATGAACTCTATTGAGATGTTCAGTATGTCAGTTCTCAGCACTCTCCGCTCTTTCTTTCAAAGCTTGACTGGCTGCCCTGCTCAAATGTAAGTTTTGTACTGGGTAAACATTCAGCCTCTTTCTCAGCATATATACTCAGCATGTCTTCCCTGGTTGGAAATTGATAAACATTACGAGATAACTGAGAATTCACTAACCTGGtaacattacattttaaattatgCAACAATGTTATAATACAATATTGACCCATGCATTTTGCTACTGAACACTTCTAGATACCCCCTACCCTGTATAATTTACCCCTTCGCCCTTTGATATCACATTTAGCTAGAGTCATGGTAATAGTGGAGGTCCATGTTCCAGACATAATACTACCCCACATAAATAGTCCTGCATGTAAGGGCCATTGGGCCCTGGCTCTGGCCAATACATGCTTCTTGACTGGATAATTAATCACtgtatggagagagaaggaaagaaatggagagCCATCTTGGATTGCACGTGAGGCTCGTTATCAGTGCCAATAGAAATAAGGGCTCCTGTAATGAGTGGACAGCACCTCATGATTTGCATCATATTAATGAACACTACTGTTTTACTCattgatataaacacacattgaGTTGTTGCTTTGTTAATCCGATCCATTTTCtatgcttttttcttttcttaacaCAGGGGTATGTACAatggaatggagagggacaatATAAATCTATCATCATTCTTCTCTTCACTGCCAAAAGACCCACGTGGCCTAGACAGCCTCTCCCATACCAGCGCTTTTCTGCAGTTATGTGTCACACTGACCTAGcaagacactgacactgactatGGCATTTTCCGTAGCACACGGTCTTCAGGAGCAGATCCAGATCAATCCCCAGTGGAGGACAATGACTTTCGAAATGTCCTTCTTCTTCTACAAACTTCTCCTCTTCTCAATGTCTTCAAGTTCTCTGAGCAGTTACCAGCAGTGAatgtcaaatgcacacacattaagagCACAAGGAAGGCACATGGCCACAGACTGCCAAGACACAACTTTCCAGACTGTAGAACTGAACATCCTGTTCCAAACCGAGTGGGAGATTTcagagttcagttcatttttgtGCGTCTGTTTTAGATCTTGCCGGATTATGTTCCCAACTGGTTGTGTTAAGACGTTTCTATGAGACAGCTGGGATCAATGTTAAAGTTGTTGTAACATAGTGTACAGTGCTATACATGTCCATAATGTAACATTCGTGGTGAAAATTAATGGAATGAAAAATTAATTCTGTTCATTGTCATGTTGCTGCATGACTCTGAAGTCCGTGGTGTCTTATACACTGCAGAATCCAATGACTGATCCACTtcatgaggagagagtgaccaGAAGGCCTGTGCAGGCAGCATCAAGGGAATATTACATACCCAAACTAACAACAGAGTTGTGGCTCAGTGTCTGTAATGATGCGGTTCATTTATAAGTTAACTTAACTTGTTCTGTGGTTGAATAATAACAAAATATGTATTCTGGCTTAATGGAGGGTGTGGGGCGAGGTGGGTGTTCTGTGACATGCGGTTCTGTATATACAGTGTATGTAAACTTTAAGACCATTGCCATGTGAAAAttaacttcttaattattttttattattttaacaaATGCTTTGACCACGTGAAGTGGCCTTTTAAAACcattaaatgaaaataacagacataaaaatgtatgttaTCTGCTGTATTTCACTCTGCTGTCTGCTTCTATTAGGATCATTAACAATTGTATCCATTCCCTGGGTAACAAATTCTTGTTTAAATGGTTGGCTTCTGCTCCAGCTAGAAAGTCTACTAATTAGTATTAACtaagtgggttttaggaagagaaattaacaaatttagatttaaaatatagcacaacaataaacatattgaagacatctgctgagataggtgcttaAGCAtggtagcatggtagggatttgcagctcaagtgagtaggttaacgttgtaggctagagttcactagctagttatagctggcggagctactgagtagggtagcatacccacaggaccaatgaaccggcatgataaataAGAGCCAccacatctataattaactcgtgATTTACCCAtgtcgtttcttttactattttaaactttatgtgctatacctttatatccagcagctgattatggcagctttcaccaggtgggtcggacagtcgctccaagtctgtttactagacgttatcaccgtctgtctgtctgcacgctcgtgaggctcactcactcactcacgaccaaacagagccatGCGCTTGCCACCAGTCTCAAACAGGTGGGgttcctgtgctactcgagactattttatttctaactaaaaattaaacaaaataagttcactgaataggttgttaggtgtgaatttgacgatctcaaaattaaaaatatatatacagtgctgcttgaaagtatgtgaaccccttgagcagtttagagttatctgttgttttaccatgactttcctattttatcatcaccagttttccatatatgaaatgtcaggtttatgtttatcaattgcatgtacttgtttagagggaattgtgtgagAAGTcaaaaaactacatgaaacatggaattagtgtatgtgcaaaagtaagtgaacccccagctgcattggtaaagtgaagtcaagtaggtaacagattcggtgaaacacatttgggtgcttaattagtcaattaagcaaaccaatcaaatgagaCATCTTAGGAAAAGGGTTGGGCAACACAaattaaaagagagaggaaaccaaCCAAACTACTGTAGTGCACCCACACAGATCAACAatgcagagaggaaaggagatatGTGAGGACATCAGGAAGAAGGAGCTGACAGCCCATCAGTCTGAGTaaagctataagaccatctACAAAAGTTTATAGCTCCATCCATCCACTGTAAgacaaataatttacaaatggaGGGCATTCAACATGATCGCAACTCTGCCTAGAAGTGGACGTCCATCAAGACCATCACCAAGAAGCACCTGAAGAATAATAAATCAGGTAAAGGCCACCCCACACATCACCTCTAAAGAGTTGCGTACCTCTCTGGCAGCATCTGGGGTATCTTGGACTCATCTGTCCAGAGAATGGACTTCCAGAAGGCCTCTGGTTTGTCCAAGTGCTCTCTGGAAAAAGTTGAAACAGGCAGCTTTGTTCTTTCTTGAGAGCAGAGGCTTCCTTCTAGCAACCCTCCCATGTATGTCATGTCTATTCAATTTTTCATCTGATTTCATTCCTGCAATCTTCCAAAAGATGGCAATGCGGTGGTGAAAGTGAAATCCCCTTACCCCATAAGGAAATTAAATATATCAAGGTTAACAAGATTTAGTTGCAGTAGCCATAAAAGTAATTTAAACACATTTGATGTCACCTATCTTTTCCCCCTCCCTGGGCTGTGGGCCAAATCAGATCATATTGTGCTGGCTGCAGATGTCTAAAACATGCATacgacattttttttttagtcaatTCACAGGACACATGGGCACCTTCACTTGGACACACAGTTAGATGAGAAGCACAAGACTTGCTCTTCTTATCAGGTTCCAAAGTTCATCTCCTAAAATCTCACTATGACTGATTATAAATAGCAGGCGGATGAGGATAGTGTGAGCAGCGGTGTGTATAAAGGCAAATAAATCTCTCTGAGTCAGAGCAACAAAGCTACCGAAAGAGCTTTGAATATAGTCATCTCGTGTGCATGGTCAACAGCCTAGGGCTTtggagggaaaacacacaggcatacatgtgcacagacatacataggCACACATAGATAGACCCTCatatacatacccacacaaagTTAACGATGATTCAGTTTTTCCTGTGGTCATAATGTTGAAACTTATAATTTCCGCTTCTGACTGCCTGTTGACCTGACTGATATGGTCACAGGTTCCGGAAGGCAGGCTAGTATTCCTACCGGTTGCATCAGGCGGACGTGTGACGCTGTGATCAGCCACGCTCATACACGCTCACTGTGCTAAATATAGCATTGTTCCTCTCATCTAGAGAGAAGGTTGAAGTGTGGACATTCTTGTTTAGCTTCTAGGAAAATGTTCATTTGCTGAGGCCACGTAAACAGTGAACGTTTAATGAAGGAGCAGAGTCTCAGCCTGGGAAGTAGTCAAATTTCTCAGGTTCTTTGGCCGGAATTCCTCCCTTGTTGTCAAAGATATGGCTGCTTAAGAGAGGGCTAGACATACAAAAGTCCTTCACTGAAATTCCAAGCTCTCACATGGCCAACTATTATATAACCAGCTGCCTGCATTTCATGTCGTGCCTGTATCGCATCCACCAGAGGCAGAACTGAATATTGGCTTTATGTTATAATTTTGAATTATCCCTGTGAAACATAGAATTATTGTGAACTAAATTGGTCTCTGCCAAATCTGGAGAGAACTTAGTAGGTTAGCATTGTACTCTGATCATATAGCTTAAAACTGATCATGAAACTGATCATATATAATTAAATGTACaagttatgtatgtgtgtgtgtgtgtaaatgtttcatttacatttaaatataatcATTTGAATAttcccatatatatatatatatatatatatatatgcatggaCTGAACAGGTATAGCATTTGCATTTACCTACTATTATGTGTCGTGCATTAGGCATCTAGACTTCCAAACCCAAGGGATAGCTTTCAACGTTTTCATAACTCTACTCATTACTGAAGGAGATTGGTATAATGATTAGATTGTAATCACAcgtagcaatgtgatatgataACAATATGTATCTTTAAAGGAGAGCTTTAAATCTTTAAATGTATTGGTAGGTTTCATGTTCATAGCATACTCCTTCATGATCAGTTCATGTTGTGATAATGAGTTGGCAACAGATGTTTTCTAAAATTGTTTAAATTAAGTCATAATTTTCACTCTACTTAAGTtacagcaagctaacaataaatGTCAAAGATTCAGAGATTCTATGGAATGGTTATCTGTTACATTATTTGAGAACCTCAACCATGGTATTGGAGCTGTCTATGATTGACGGTCTAGTACCCATCTGTATTTGATGAAGGACAAAATGCAACAGGTGCAAAGTTGGAACGTGGTCGTCATGCAAATTCAGCACAGACTTTGCAGTCGTTGATTGGACTACAGTAGTAGGCTGgattttctgattggctgcatGGCAACAGACCCATTGGAGTGCGAAGTTCGTGACTCGTTAGCTCTCCGTGACGCAAGGACACATAGGCTATATATTGAAGAGGGAACTCTATTCTATCAATGAAGTAGTAAGGAGATTCTGGAGGaatagaaagaaaggagaaaagcaTTCCTAAGCCTTCTGAAGTGTTAGCGTGCGTTAGGCTCTCTAAGACCTCGTCGGCTTTATCCGCACTTCATAGACCAAGACAAATCataatttcaaaatgaaatacatCATTGGTATCGGCGGGTAAGTACAACTTACTGCACTTTACAGTTATGACATTTACCTGTTATTTTGGTCTTTGATTAACTTAAATTAACGATGTGTTTCAATTTTCTAGCGTGACCAACGGTGGCAAAACCACGTTGACGAATGGATTGCTGAAAACATTGCCTAATTGCTGTGTAATACATCAAGACGACTTTTTCAAGgtaaacactgtttttttttctctgaaatgTATTGTTCCTGTATGAAGGTATATTAGTCAGAGGATGAAGTTCAAGGTTTGTTCATTAAATGTGACAgccattttttaattatttctgtTTCAGATCTTCACTTAGGCTTCTTTCATATTTATCACCTAATTGGTTGAAAAGTACATTATTTGAAGGGGGATACTTCATTAAAGAAACATGTCCTTACTTAACAACAGCTTTGAGAAGGACTTTGTTCATGTTTATAGTGATCATTCTGTATTTGGCATGCAGTAACTAAACCAATATGCTGATTAATTCCTGGACAgccaaacacaaatgtaaacataaactTTATTGGACAACTCCAGACTCAACATTGGACAAATCCAGAGTCAAGAACTATGATTTTGTAATGAgcttcaagtttttttttactctcaaTCCTCTCAATGATATATGTTTTGAGTATATTCTCTAATTATTTTAATGGTGTCAATGCTTCAAATAAATACCCTCAAGCGCTCAACAGTCACCTTGTGTTGACAATGTCAGCTATGACaccactgatatcaactcaagCCAGTCAAGAATACAGTACTATATAACAGCATACATGCTGTTATGGAGGCCTTGGCTCCTTTTGAGCCAATGGCCTTGCCAGGTGTTTGGTGGTGCTTGGCTATCCATGTCCAGGTGTGATCAGCACTGTCTGATACACGATGCAGCAATGTTTTATTGGTCACTGTAATTTCAGACCCAAGATCATATAGAGGTCGGGGAAGACGGCTTTAGGCAATGGGATGGTAAGATTGGATTTCGCTGTAGAGAAACAGTAACGTACAGCATTTTTCTCTTAAATTTGACATAACTATGTCATTAcctagagaaaaacaaacaaacaaaaccaaaaaaagatGTATATTCCATGTCTTTGAGGTCCATGCATCTAAAGCATGTCGGTTttcgctctcttttctcttcagtCATCACCTCCTTGGACATGGAGGCAATGGTTAACACAGTGAAGGGCTGGCTGGAGAACCCGGTGAAGTTTGCCCGCTCTCACGGTGTGACTGTGTCACCTTTTGCCGAGGACCCCGAGAGGGACACGCACATACTCATCGTCGAGGGATTCCTAATCTACAACTACAAGTAGGTCCATCTGAAAACTCTGGATTCCCAGTCACCACCTAGTCCACATTCATGTCACTCGAGTATTCCTCATACATACTTTTCTCTATATTATGACGGTAACTGTGTAATTGTGCTCTATCCCAGGCCTTTGGTTGAAATCTATGACAAGTCCTACTACATCACCATTCCATACGAGGAGtgcaagaggagaagaaggtgaGGTGTCACTTTAGTTTACAGTAGACACATTtgtaaacatacagtacatttacacacaacaagTCCTGTCCTGATCTGGTGCAAATCTGCCTCTGGTCAGAGCCGGAAGTGTTTCATAGTCAGCCACTGTCTCAGCAGAGCAATGAGGTGGAACTTTGTGTGTACAGGagcattttctgtttgtatgtttacaaacacatttGATCTCCTCTTGCTATAGCTCAAGGACGTACACAGTCCCCGACCCACCTGGTCTGTTTGACGCCCATGTTTGGCCCATGTACTTGAAACACCGAAAAGAGATGGACAACAACTGTAATGCTATTGGTAAGGAAGCAAATTATCATTGTTTTAGCTGTTCATTGATCATTGATATTAATTGTGaatactattactactgctaattaaataataataataataaatcacattcatttttttcctctaGTATATATGGATGGCTTGAAATCAAAAGATGAGATCTACAGCTTGGTGTTTGGAGACATTCAAAATACCTTGTTGAATAGCTAATAGGTAAATGCCACATCTTGACATAACAATCTTACCTTTATCCACATTTTTACCTATCAAGATTTCTAAGTTcttgttgtctttctttctgtttgcaGTGGGACCAGTGGGCCGAAGACTTTGTGTATAGAATTGTAAATATCTTACTTCagttaacaaaacaaaatgtctaCATCTAATTGAACCTCTGTACTGTACATTATACAATGAAAGCTAACTTATTCACTGTAACTAAAGACAGAAGCTAGGGATTTTGTATTGTTACATATTGTGaaccttttttatttgaattaccTCAGGCTTTgccaaatgctgtactgcagcTGGCACAAAGGCTGACTTTTGTTTTCACCCAAATGTTAACCTTTGCTTGAAGTATTACTGTCCTCATACAAAGAGACATTTGAATCGATTTGCTGTTCTGGTTTTTATttcaacaacaccacaacatGATTAGAAATCATACAGTTGAATCATGCAAagtataatctttttttttttcaaatgtaaaaacTGATTAGTCACAACATGGGTGAAAGAGCAGTCATTCTCAATGAAAAATCACTATCAAAACAGAGAGACATCATCTAATTTAAACAGTCCAGCAAACTActtctgataaaaaaaataatccatTAAATACCTGGTATGCTGTGATGCAATTTATTGTCTTTCTTAAAATGAATGACTAGCCCCATAAATTAAATACATTCTCTTTAATTTATTTCACTAGAATGTCAAGTGCTATAAAACATGTACCCAAATGGAGGGAAACACTAAAGTCATAATCTTTACCTCAATATAGTCCCGTAGTAGTATACACTTGTAAGTTATTAACATTAATACTCAAATGTTACTGCTTGACCATCATTTGCATTAGGCTGGCATTCTCAGCTTTGGTAACAGGATATAAAAGTTTGGGTTATTGTGTCAAGAGTCACATAAGCTCTCTAGTAAGACATCAAAGCACAaggtgtgtaaatgtaaaaagcaAACTTTTCACAGTAATGTTATGCATACAGAAAGTAATGGTCACCACGGCAGTATCTTGTGATACATTGTTGGGAGGCACAGAATGCCCACTCTTGGCCGGCTGCTGGGTGTTGGAGTGGGTGGATTATATATAGGCCAGATGCCTACGGTGTCAAGAGGGTAAAGTGGGGGCTCTAAATAGAGGGGGATGTTTCTGATCTTGACGTGTCCTGACTAGTGCCCACTCTCACCATGGACTCAGAGGCCAATTGCCACCATTTACAAGTGCCTCGCCAGGGGGAAAGgtgagaggctgcctggcatgTGCCACGTCATAGCTGAGTGGCAGTGGAAAAGTCACCATATGTAATCATGTTTCTCCCATGTTTGGTCATAAGGAAGCCTGGATAGAG encodes the following:
- the LOC105907080 gene encoding nicotinamide riboside kinase 2-like, with product MKYIIGIGGVTNGGKTTLTNGLLKTLPNCCVIHQDDFFKTQDHIEVGEDGFRQWDVITSLDMEAMVNTVKGWLENPVKFARSHGVTVSPFAEDPERDTHILIVEGFLIYNYKPLVEIYDKSYYITIPYEECKRRRSSRTYTVPDPPGLFDAHVWPMYLKHRKEMDNNCNAIVYMDGLKSKDEIYSLVFGDIQNTLLNS